The proteins below are encoded in one region of Eulemur rufifrons isolate Redbay chromosome 2, OSU_ERuf_1, whole genome shotgun sequence:
- the LOC138377623 gene encoding olfactory receptor 11H4-like: MSFFFVDLRPMNRSATHVVTEFVLLRFPGCWKAQIFLFSLFLVVYVLTLLGNGAIICAVRCHSRLHTPMYFLLGNFAFLEIWYVSSTVPNMLANILSKTKAISFSGCFLQFYFFFSLGTTECLFLAVMAYDRYLAICRPLHYPAIMTGRLCGMLVSFCWLTGFLGYPIPIFFISQLPFCGPNIIDHFLCDMDPLMALSCAPAPITEFVFYMQSSLVLFFTIMYILRSYTLLLRAVFRVPSAAGRRKAFSTCGSHLVVVSLFYGTVMVMYVSPTYGIPTLMQKILTLVYSVMTPLFNPLIYSLRNKDVKLALRNVLFGMRITQNS, encoded by the exons ATGTCtttcttctttgtagatttgAGACCCATGAACAGGTCAGCAACACATGTTGTGACTGAATTTGTTCTCCTGAGATTCCCTGGTTGCTGGAAGGCACAGATTTTCCTCTTCTCGTTGTTTTTGGTGGTTTATGTCTTGACCTTGCTGGGAAATGGAGCCATCATCTGTGCAGTGAGATGCCACTCACGATTA cacacccccatgtactttcTGCTGGGAAACTTTGCCTTCCTTGAGATCTGGTATGTTTCCTCCACTGTTCCTAACATGCTGGCCAACATCCTCTCCAAGACCAAGGCCATCTCATTTTCTGGGTGCTTCCTccagttctatttcttcttttcactgGGCACAACTGAATGTCTCTTTCTAGCAGTAATGGCTTATGATCGGTACCTGGCCATCTGCCGCCCTCTGCACTACCCTGCCATCATGACTGGAAGGCTCTGTGGCATGCTGGTGTCTTTCTGTTGGCTCACTGGATTCCTTGGATACCCAATCCCCATTTTCTTCATCTCCCAACTCCCCTTCTGTGGCCCTAATATCATTGATCACTTCTTGTGTGACATGGACCCACTGATGGCTCTATCCTGTGCCCCAGCTCCtattactgaatttgttttttatatgcaAAGCTCCCTTGTCCTCTTTTTCACTATTATGTACATTCTTCGATCCTATACCCTGCTGCTCAGAGCTGTTTTTCGGGTCCCTTCTGCCGCTGGCCGGCGAAAGGCCTTCTCTACCTGTGGTTCTCATTTGGTTGTGGTGTCACTCTTCTATGGGACAGTCATGGTAATGTATGTAAGTCCTACCTATGGCATCCCAACTTTGATGCAGAAGATCCTCACGCTGGTATATTCAGTAATGACTCCTCTCTTTAATCCTCTGATCTATAGTCTTCGTAATAAGGACGTGAAACTTGCCTTGAGAAATGTACTGTTTGGAATGAGAATTACTCAAAATTCATGA
- the LOC138377625 gene encoding olfactory receptor 11H7-like: MNNSGISTVTQFVLLGFPGPWKMQIILFSVILLVYILTLTGNVAIICAVRWDHRLHTPMYMLLANFSFLEIWYVTCTVPNMLVNFLSKTKTISFSGCFTQFYFFFSLGTTECFFLCVMAYDRYLAICHPLHYPSIMTGQCCGILVSLCWLIGFLGYVIPIFFISQLPFCGPNIIDHFLCDVDPLMALSCAPTPIIEHVFHSMSSLVIILTFLYILGSYILVLRAVLQLPSSAGQRKAFSTCGSHLVVVSLFYGTIMVMYVSPPSGNSVVMHKIITLLYSMVTPVLNPLIYSLRNKDMKYALYHVFCRIRIIQNV, encoded by the coding sequence ATGAATAACTCCGGGATATCTACTGTGACACAGTTTGTCCTGCTGGGCTTTCCTGGTCCCTGGAAAATGCAGATCATCCTTTTCTCAGTGATTCTGCTGGTCTACATCTTGACTCTGACTGGGAATGTGGCCATCATTTGTGCAGTGAGGTGGGACCACCGACTCCATACCCCTATGTACATGCTCTTGGCCAACTTCTCCTTCCTAGAGATCTGGTATGTGACCTGTACAGTCCCCAACATGCTGGTCAATTTTCTCTCCAAAACTAAAACCATATCCTTCTCTGGCTGCTTCActcagttttacttcttcttttccctgGGCACAACTGAATGCTTCTTCCTCTGTGTCATGGCGTATGATCGGTACCTGGCCATCTGCCACCCACTGCACTATCCCTCCATCATGACTGGCCAGTGCTGTGGCATATTGGTGTCTCTTTGTTGGCTCATTGGTTTCCTTGGATATGTGattcccattttctttatttctcaactACCCTTCTGTGGTCCCAACATCATTGATCACTTTCTGTGTGATGTGGACCCACTGATGGCATTGTCCTGTGCCCCTACACCCATCATAGAGCATGTTTTCCATTCTATGAGCTCTCTTGTCATCATTCTCACATTTTTGTACATCCTTGGGTCCTATATCCTGGTACTCAGAGCTGTGCTTCAGCTTCCTTCCTCAGCCGGACAGAGAAAGGCCTTCTCTACCTGTGGCTCCCACTTGGTAGTGGTATCTCTGTTCTATGGAACCATAATGGTGATGTATGTGAGTCCCCCATCTGGCAACTCAGTTGTTATGCATAAGATCATCACACTGCTATATTCTATGGTAACACCAGTCTTAAACCCCCTCATCTATAGCCTACGCAACAAGGATATGAAATATGCCCTCTATCATGTCTTTTGTAGAATAAGAATTATCCAGAACGTATGA
- the LOC138377637 gene encoding olfactory receptor 11H7 — translation MNNSGISTVTQFVLLGFPGPWKMQIILFSVILLVYILTLTGNVAIICAVRWDHRLHTPMYMLLANFSFLEIWYVTCTVPNMLVNFLSKTKTISFSGCFTQFYFFFSLGTTECFFLCVMAYDRYLAICHPLHYPSIMTGQCCGILVSLCWLIGFLGHLIPIFFISQLPFCGPNIIDHFLCDVDPLIALSCAPTPIIEHVFHSMSSLIIILTFLYILGSYILVLRAVLQLPSSAGQRKAFSTCGSHLVVVSLFYGTIMVMYVSPPSGNSVVMHKIITLLYSMVTPVLNPLIYSLRNKDMKYALYHVFCRIRIIQNV, via the coding sequence ATGAATAACTCAGGGATATCTACTGTGACACAGTTTGTCCTGCTGGGCTTTCCTGGTCCCTGGAAAATGCAGATCATCCTTTTCTCAGTGATTCTGCTGGTCTACATCTTGACTCTGACTGGGAATGTGGCCATCATTTGTGCAGTGAGGTGGGACCACCGACTCCATACCCCTATGTACATGCTCTTGGCCAACTTCTCCTTCCTAGAGATCTGGTATGTGACCTGTACAGTCCCCAACATGCTGGTCAATTTTCTCTCCAAAACTAAAACCATATCCTTCTCTGGCTGCTTCActcagttttacttcttcttttccctgGGCACAACTGAATGCTTCTTCCTCTGTGTCATGGCGTATGATCGGTACCTGGCCATCTGCCACCCACTGCACTATCCCTCCATCATGACTGGCCAGTGCTGTGGCATATTGGTGTCTCTTTGTTGGCTCATTGGTTTCCTTGGACATTTGattcccattttctttatttctcaactACCCTTCTGTGGTCCCAACATCATTGATCACTTTCTGTGTGATGTGGACCCACTGATAGCATTGTCCTGTGCCCCTACACCCATCATAGAGCATGTTTTCCATTCTATGAGCTCTCTTATCATCATTCTCACATTTTTGTACATCCTTGGGTCCTATATCCTGGTACTCAGAGCTGTGCTTCAGCTTCCTTCCTCAGCCGGACAGAGAAAGGCCTTCTCTACCTGTGGCTCCCACTTGGTAGTGGTATCTCTGTTCTATGGAACCATAATGGTGATGTATGTGAGTCCCCCATCTGGCAACTCAGTTGTTATGCATAAGATCATCACACTGCTATATTCTATGGTAACACCAGTCTTAAACCCCCTCATCTATAGCCTACGCAACAAGGATATGAAATATGCCCTCTATCATGTCTTTTGTAGAATAAGAATTATCCAGAACGTATGA